One genomic segment of Campylobacter sp. includes these proteins:
- a CDS encoding response regulator transcription factor: MINVLMIEDDSEFAQLLTEYLAKFNIQVTNFEDPYLGISAGIKNYDLLILDLTLPGMDGLEVCKEIREKYDIPIIISSARSDVSDRVVGLQIGADDYLPKPYDPKEMHARIMSLIRRYKKASEKEETATDSVFRIDDKRHEIYFGEESLVLTPAEYEILEYLIKQHSFSVSREQLVYHCKSLKDKDSKSLDVIIGRLRTKIGDSSKAPKHIFSVRGIGYKLIG; this comes from the coding sequence ATGATAAATGTATTGATGATAGAAGACGACAGCGAGTTCGCACAGCTTCTAACCGAATATCTGGCTAAATTTAACATCCAAGTTACAAACTTCGAAGACCCGTATCTGGGCATTAGCGCTGGGATCAAAAACTACGATCTGCTGATTTTGGATCTTACGCTTCCGGGGATGGACGGACTTGAGGTTTGCAAAGAGATTCGCGAGAAATACGACATTCCGATCATCATCAGCTCGGCTAGAAGCGACGTGAGCGATCGCGTAGTGGGTCTTCAGATCGGCGCGGACGATTACCTGCCAAAGCCATACGATCCAAAGGAGATGCACGCGCGCATTATGAGCCTCATCCGCCGCTATAAAAAAGCTAGCGAGAAGGAAGAAACCGCCACCGATAGCGTATTTCGTATCGACGATAAGCGCCATGAAATTTACTTCGGCGAGGAATCGCTAGTGCTAACGCCTGCGGAGTATGAAATTTTAGAATATCTAATCAAGCAGCATAGCTTTTCGGTATCTCGCGAACAGCTCGTATACCATTGCAAGAGCCTAAAAGATAAAGATTCAAAGAGCTTAGACGTCATCATCGGACGCCTACGCACCAAAATCGGCGACAGCTCCAAAGCGCCTAAGCATATCTTTTCGGTTCGCGGTATCGGCTACAAGCTCATCGGATGA
- the dnaJ gene encoding molecular chaperone DnaJ, with translation MEEDYYEILGVARDADAETIKKAFRKLALQFHPDRNQGDKESEEKFKKINEAYQILSDDQKRRMYDRYGKEGISGAYGGTGGRGFDFSSIFGDFFEQAFGGGGRSTRPSDPYGIDTELAVTLEFKEALEGVHKEIKYKIKKPCSTCDATGSKDKKRHTCSACGGTGRVAVRRGYMSFIQSCSECGGTGEIVKDRCKDCGGKGFTEEDVSLKFDIPAGIDDGQRVRLSGKGNVSKTGEIGDLYVIVRVKEDSHFLRDGDDLYIEVPVFFTQAILGESIEVPTPRGKAELKLKVGTKDKQRFTIYGEGAPNIRTKKNGDLIVQVNVQTPKKLNEKQEALLRELQESFGSKGGDDEGILDKIKNFFK, from the coding sequence GTGGAAGAAGATTATTATGAAATTTTAGGCGTGGCGCGCGATGCGGACGCCGAGACGATAAAAAAGGCGTTTCGAAAGCTCGCTTTGCAATTTCATCCCGACCGCAACCAAGGCGACAAGGAGTCGGAGGAGAAATTTAAAAAGATCAACGAAGCGTATCAAATTTTAAGCGACGATCAAAAGCGCAGGATGTATGATCGCTACGGCAAAGAGGGCATCAGCGGCGCATACGGCGGCACGGGCGGCAGAGGATTTGATTTTAGCTCCATTTTCGGCGATTTTTTTGAGCAGGCATTCGGCGGCGGCGGTCGCTCGACTCGCCCTAGCGATCCATACGGCATAGATACCGAGCTAGCCGTAACGCTGGAATTTAAAGAGGCTCTAGAAGGCGTTCACAAGGAGATAAAATACAAGATCAAAAAGCCGTGCTCCACCTGCGACGCTACCGGCTCGAAGGATAAAAAAAGACATACCTGCTCCGCTTGCGGCGGTACCGGGCGCGTCGCTGTAAGGCGCGGATATATGAGCTTCATCCAAAGCTGCTCCGAATGCGGCGGCACGGGCGAGATCGTAAAAGACAGATGCAAGGATTGCGGCGGCAAGGGCTTTACCGAAGAGGACGTGAGCCTTAAATTTGACATCCCCGCAGGCATAGACGACGGACAGCGCGTGCGCCTAAGCGGCAAAGGCAACGTCTCCAAAACCGGCGAGATCGGGGATCTGTACGTGATAGTGCGCGTGAAGGAGGATAGCCACTTTCTGCGCGACGGAGATGACCTGTATATCGAGGTGCCGGTGTTTTTCACGCAGGCGATCTTGGGCGAGAGCATCGAGGTGCCGACGCCGCGCGGCAAGGCAGAGCTGAAGCTCAAAGTAGGCACGAAGGACAAGCAGCGCTTCACGATCTACGGCGAGGGCGCGCCAAATATCCGAACTAAGAAAAACGGCGATCTGATCGTGCAGGTAAACGTCCAGACGCCTAAAAAATTGAACGAGAAGCAAGAGGCGCTTTTGCGCGAGCTTCAAGAAAGCTTCGGCAGTAAGGGCGGAGACGACGAGGGGATACTCGATAAGATCAAGAATTTTTTCAAGTAA